One genomic window of Salirhabdus salicampi includes the following:
- the deoD gene encoding purine-nucleoside phosphorylase has protein sequence MSVHIGAKKEDIADKILLPGDPLRAKYIAENFLEDVQQYNEVRGMYGYTGTYKGEKISVQGTGMGVPSISIYVNELIQEYDVQTLIRVGSCGALQKDVKVRDVILASTSSTDSQMNRMTFQGIDYAPTADFDLLHKAYKAGEDKGLNLRVGNVFTSDSFYRDNAMELFELLAKYNVLAVEMETTALYTLAAKFNRKALSVLTVSDHVLTGEETTAQERQTTFNDMIHVALDAAIQ, from the coding sequence ATGAGTGTACATATCGGAGCAAAAAAAGAAGATATCGCAGACAAGATTTTACTACCAGGTGATCCCCTTCGCGCAAAATATATAGCAGAAAACTTTTTAGAAGATGTTCAGCAATATAATGAAGTAAGAGGCATGTACGGTTACACCGGGACATATAAAGGAGAGAAAATTTCTGTCCAAGGAACTGGAATGGGTGTTCCTTCAATATCGATTTATGTTAATGAACTGATTCAAGAATATGATGTACAAACATTAATTCGAGTAGGTTCATGTGGAGCTCTACAAAAAGATGTAAAAGTACGTGACGTAATTTTAGCATCCACTTCATCTACAGACTCCCAGATGAATCGTATGACGTTCCAGGGCATTGACTATGCGCCGACTGCTGACTTTGACCTATTGCATAAAGCTTATAAAGCCGGTGAAGACAAAGGTCTAAATTTACGAGTAGGAAATGTGTTCACAAGTGATAGCTTTTATCGAGACAATGCGATGGAGTTATTTGAACTTCTCGCCAAGTACAATGTATTAGCTGTTGAGATGGAAACGACAGCACTATACACATTAGCTGCGAAATTCAACCGCAAAGCATTATCTGTGCTTACTGTAAGTGACCACGTACTAACTGGGGAAGAAACGACGGCACAAGAACGACAAACGACATTTAATGATATGATCCATGTCGCATTAGACGCTGCTATTCAATAA
- a CDS encoding cation:proton antiporter regulatory subunit: MNVSVSKLPGIGQKITFETAEDNMLVLIVHHTGKRELYFFEDADSDEADFAMDLTADETRELGAQLLGATYQPVDVDKVKLLKSQIIVDWVEVKTNSPFTNKTIEEAEIRNKTGATVMGVVKGDETIAVPDADTVLNPGDVLMVMGKKEHVDNFESLCKGEEG, from the coding sequence ATGAACGTATCAGTTTCAAAATTGCCGGGTATTGGTCAGAAAATTACGTTTGAGACGGCAGAAGATAATATGCTCGTTTTAATCGTTCACCATACAGGTAAACGTGAACTTTATTTTTTTGAGGATGCAGATAGTGATGAAGCGGATTTTGCAATGGATTTAACTGCTGATGAAACGAGAGAGCTAGGGGCTCAACTTTTAGGTGCAACTTATCAGCCGGTTGACGTCGATAAAGTAAAACTGTTAAAAAGTCAAATTATTGTCGATTGGGTTGAAGTGAAGACGAATTCCCCTTTTACAAATAAAACAATAGAAGAAGCCGAGATCCGGAATAAAACAGGAGCAACGGTTATGGGAGTCGTAAAGGGGGACGAAACAATTGCTGTTCCTGATGCCGATACAGTGCTCAATCCTGGTGATGTTTTAATGGTAATGGGAAAAAAAGAACATGTTGACAACTTTGAATCATTGTGTAAGGGAGAGGAAGGGTAA
- a CDS encoding cation:proton antiporter, with translation MHIDIPSLLGAGIVLIFIFWLGILSLKIKLPSVILYILLGIVLSQALYHNEILHFAGEIGIVLLFFLLGLEFSVARLGGIAKKIWSAGLLDVAVNFGFVILLCWLVGMDVYSSLLVGGVAYATSSSITAKLLDDTGRMANRETEFILALLIFEDIVAPIIIAILMALSLSGNVSSIDLLFLFGKIAVLAIGAILLGKFLFSKLGKFFDKIDDEEFKYAFYIGIALSYGGVALLLGLSEVLGAFLAGMMLAEVKRLEPIEHAVHPFRDLLLPAFFIYFGTTVQFGEGVPMMFFLLMLLLWSLVAKIGVGYFGGQMYGLSKRVSFRAGLSLCARGEFSVVIASLAAGTIKVFAGIYIITAAFLGMLLFQQAPKLTNLIFGKPKRKKQENLRVPGT, from the coding sequence GTGCACATAGACATTCCGAGTCTATTAGGAGCAGGAATCGTTTTAATCTTTATATTTTGGCTCGGTATTCTTAGTCTAAAAATAAAACTACCGAGTGTGATTCTGTATATTTTACTTGGAATTGTATTATCTCAGGCTTTGTATCATAATGAAATCCTTCATTTTGCTGGGGAAATTGGAATTGTTCTTCTTTTCTTCCTTCTCGGATTAGAGTTTAGTGTTGCCCGCCTAGGTGGCATAGCGAAAAAAATTTGGAGTGCCGGTCTGTTAGATGTTGCTGTTAATTTTGGTTTTGTGATCTTATTATGTTGGCTTGTAGGAATGGATGTTTACTCCTCCTTGTTAGTCGGTGGAGTTGCTTATGCTACAAGTTCTTCTATTACCGCAAAACTGTTAGATGATACAGGCCGAATGGCTAACCGGGAGACAGAGTTTATTTTGGCTCTTTTAATATTTGAAGATATAGTTGCTCCAATTATTATTGCCATATTAATGGCTTTAAGTTTAAGTGGGAATGTTTCGAGTATTGACTTATTGTTCTTATTCGGAAAGATAGCAGTACTTGCGATCGGTGCCATTCTTCTAGGAAAGTTCCTGTTTAGTAAGCTAGGGAAATTTTTCGATAAAATTGACGACGAAGAGTTTAAATATGCTTTTTATATTGGGATCGCCCTTAGTTATGGAGGAGTTGCCTTGCTTCTAGGGTTATCTGAAGTGCTAGGTGCCTTTTTGGCTGGTATGATGCTGGCGGAAGTAAAACGCCTGGAGCCAATAGAGCACGCTGTTCATCCATTCAGGGATTTACTTTTACCTGCCTTCTTTATTTATTTTGGCACAACGGTTCAATTTGGAGAAGGGGTTCCCATGATGTTCTTTTTACTCATGTTACTCCTTTGGTCGCTAGTTGCGAAAATTGGTGTTGGATACTTCGGTGGGCAAATGTATGGTTTATCAAAACGTGTTTCGTTTCGCGCAGGTTTGTCTTTATGTGCAAGAGGGGAGTTTTCTGTAGTTATTGCGAGCTTAGCAGCGGGCACCATCAAAGTATTTGCAGGCATTTACATTATTACAGCTGCGTTTTTAGGAATGTTATTGTTTCAACAAGCACCAAAGCTTACCAATCTTATTTTCGGAAAGCCAAAACGAAAAAAACAAGAGAACCTACGTGTTCCAGGTACTTAA
- a CDS encoding superoxide dismutase family protein has product MKHLWFALICSILMLSACNSGDQRSPLEIELYNPEGDSLGTATLSEQPDGVNIKLNVTGFEPGMHGIHIHEYPKCEGPDFKSAGNHYNPDTSKVHGLMHPEGSHLGDMPNVEADDKGAIDTEVMLPEATMADGKNSLLKNGGTSLIIHEKQDDGMTQPAGDAGARIACGKIELGEANKNETPSNPAEEGPEKEESS; this is encoded by the coding sequence GTGAAACATCTTTGGTTCGCCTTGATATGTAGCATTTTGATGTTATCTGCTTGTAACAGTGGCGATCAACGGTCCCCATTAGAGATTGAATTATATAATCCTGAAGGTGATTCATTAGGGACAGCAACGCTATCGGAACAGCCGGACGGTGTCAACATTAAATTAAATGTTACAGGATTTGAGCCTGGTATGCATGGAATTCATATTCATGAATATCCAAAGTGTGAAGGTCCTGATTTTAAATCAGCTGGTAATCACTATAATCCTGATACTTCAAAAGTCCATGGGTTAATGCATCCTGAAGGATCCCACCTAGGAGATATGCCAAATGTGGAAGCGGATGATAAGGGAGCGATTGACACAGAAGTGATGTTACCAGAAGCTACAATGGCAGATGGGAAAAATTCATTGTTGAAAAATGGTGGCACCTCCTTAATCATTCATGAAAAACAAGACGATGGAATGACTCAACCAGCAGGAGATGCTGGGGCAAGAATTGCTTGTGGGAAAATTGAATTAGGAGAAGCTAATAAAAATGAAACTCCATCTAATCCAGCTGAAGAAGGACCGGAAAAAGAAGAGTCATCGTAA
- a CDS encoding MalY/PatB family protein, protein MDKFLQPVKRNNTRSVKWDWTEKLFNYKDVLPMWVADMDFPTADAVQEAIMNRAKHNVYGYTAADDQLTNTITYWLLKRHNWSVDPRTILFSPGVVTSLNIIVNTLTKEGDQVMIQTPVYHPFYEAVEKHNRKLIKNSLIRKQEKYVIDFDDFEQKLKDGVKLFILCSPHNPVGRVWSTEELRRMGELCVSYGVIIVADEIHADLIYKPHVHKPMATISNEIADHTITCMSPSKTFNLAGLQASYIITHNRAWKLKLKRTFHKFGLHLLNPFGIVAMEAAYEKGEPWLNGLLNQLEQNKSYTINVLKQETDRIKVIEPEGTYLLWFDCRGLGMDQKELKRFMQEEARVGLNDGIQFGQEGSGFMRMNIACPPPTLEEGLKRITTTVKQL, encoded by the coding sequence ATGGATAAGTTTTTACAACCTGTAAAACGTAACAATACACGTTCCGTGAAATGGGACTGGACAGAAAAGCTTTTTAACTATAAAGATGTGTTACCGATGTGGGTTGCGGATATGGATTTCCCTACCGCAGATGCAGTACAAGAAGCCATTATGAACCGTGCTAAACATAATGTGTATGGCTATACTGCAGCCGACGACCAACTAACAAACACCATTACATATTGGTTACTAAAACGACATAATTGGTCAGTAGACCCTCGTACAATCCTCTTTAGCCCTGGCGTTGTCACCTCTTTAAATATCATTGTCAATACTTTAACGAAAGAGGGTGATCAAGTGATGATTCAAACACCTGTATATCACCCCTTTTACGAAGCAGTGGAAAAGCACAACCGTAAACTCATCAAAAACTCCCTAATCCGAAAACAAGAAAAATATGTGATAGATTTCGATGACTTTGAACAAAAGCTAAAAGATGGGGTGAAATTGTTTATTTTATGTAGTCCTCACAACCCTGTCGGGCGTGTTTGGTCAACGGAAGAATTGCGACGAATGGGGGAGCTGTGCGTTTCCTATGGAGTTATCATTGTTGCTGATGAAATTCATGCAGATTTAATTTACAAACCACATGTACATAAACCAATGGCCACAATTTCAAATGAAATTGCCGACCATACTATTACTTGTATGTCTCCATCAAAAACATTTAACTTAGCAGGACTACAAGCTTCTTATATCATTACACATAATCGGGCCTGGAAACTTAAGCTAAAACGTACTTTTCATAAGTTTGGACTTCATCTTCTTAATCCATTTGGTATTGTCGCAATGGAGGCAGCTTATGAAAAAGGAGAGCCATGGTTAAACGGGTTATTGAATCAATTAGAACAAAACAAATCCTACACTATAAACGTTTTAAAACAGGAAACTGATCGAATAAAAGTGATTGAGCCTGAAGGCACATATTTGTTGTGGTTTGATTGTCGAGGTCTTGGGATGGATCAAAAAGAATTAAAGCGATTTATGCAAGAGGAAGCTCGAGTCGGGTTAAACGATGGGATCCAATTTGGTCAAGAAGGAAGCGGTTTTATGAGAATGAATATTGCATGCCCGCCTCCTACCCTTGAAGAAGGTTTGAAGCGAATTACCACCACTGTGAAACAACTTTAA
- the yugI gene encoding S1 domain-containing post-transcriptional regulator GSP13, producing the protein MTEKFEVGQVLQGKVTGIQPYGAFVALDEETQGLVHISEVTHGYVKDINEHLNIGDEVKVKILNIDEEKGKLSLSIRATEEAPKRASKPATTKNNKKAAAESTSSSAGFNTLKDKLEEWIQQSSDREETYNK; encoded by the coding sequence ATGACAGAAAAATTTGAAGTAGGTCAAGTACTACAAGGGAAAGTAACAGGTATTCAACCATATGGCGCATTTGTTGCCCTAGATGAAGAAACACAAGGTTTAGTGCACATTTCTGAAGTTACACATGGTTATGTGAAAGACATTAACGAACATTTAAACATTGGTGATGAAGTTAAAGTTAAAATTTTAAATATCGATGAAGAAAAAGGAAAACTTTCATTATCTATCCGTGCAACAGAGGAAGCACCTAAACGTGCGAGTAAACCTGCAACGACGAAAAACAATAAAAAAGCGGCAGCAGAATCTACTTCCTCGTCAGCCGGATTTAACACCCTTAAAGACAAATTAGAAGAATGGATTCAACAGTCAAGTGACCGTGAAGAAACATATAACAAATAA
- a CDS encoding DUF378 domain-containing protein, protein MFLTVIGAINWGLVGFFQFDLVALLLGGGNQSEVVPRIVYSLVGIYGIILVRTLFRND, encoded by the coding sequence TTGTTTTTAACTGTCATTGGCGCTATAAACTGGGGGCTTGTCGGTTTTTTTCAGTTTGATTTAGTCGCTTTATTACTAGGCGGAGGAAACCAAAGCGAAGTTGTTCCACGTATTGTTTATTCTCTTGTAGGGATTTATGGGATCATCCTGGTTCGAACCTTGTTTCGTAATGATTAA
- a CDS encoding iron-containing alcohol dehydrogenase — protein MENFTFHNPTKLVFGKDQLEQLPELLPDHVNRVLLVYGGGSIKRNGLYDQVLKQLESSNVDVHELAGVEPNPRLTTVQKGADLCKEQKIDFILAVGGGSVIDCSKTIAAAAKYDGNPWDLVTRKVTPETALPLGTVLTLAATGSEMNAGAVITNWETNEKYGWGSPLLYPQFSILDPTNTLTVPRDQTIYGIVDMMSHIFEQYFHQATASPVQDEMCEGVLRAIIEAAPKLLDDLSSYEHRETILYAGTIALNGMLQMGYRGDWATHNIEHAVSAVYDIPHAGGLAILFPNWMKHNVDVDVTRFKRLATKVFDVDPTGKSDKDIALEGIDKLRQYWDSLGAPNKLADYDIDDSQLELIADRAMARGAFGNFRKLERDDVVSILQQSL, from the coding sequence ATGGAGAACTTTACTTTTCATAATCCAACGAAGTTAGTTTTTGGAAAGGATCAACTTGAACAGTTACCCGAACTATTACCGGATCACGTCAACCGGGTTCTACTCGTATATGGTGGCGGTAGTATTAAGAGGAATGGCCTGTATGATCAAGTATTAAAACAATTAGAATCCAGCAATGTAGATGTACATGAGTTAGCAGGAGTTGAACCTAATCCACGCCTAACTACCGTACAAAAAGGAGCAGACCTTTGTAAGGAACAAAAAATTGATTTTATTTTAGCTGTTGGTGGCGGTAGTGTAATTGATTGTTCAAAAACAATCGCCGCAGCGGCAAAGTACGATGGTAACCCATGGGATTTAGTTACTCGAAAAGTAACACCTGAAACTGCGTTGCCATTAGGTACGGTCCTTACTTTAGCAGCAACTGGCTCTGAAATGAACGCAGGTGCTGTAATTACAAATTGGGAAACGAACGAAAAATATGGTTGGGGAAGTCCGTTATTGTATCCACAATTCTCAATATTGGATCCAACAAACACATTAACGGTACCACGAGACCAAACGATTTATGGCATTGTGGATATGATGAGCCACATATTCGAACAGTATTTTCATCAGGCAACAGCTTCACCTGTACAAGATGAAATGTGTGAAGGAGTGCTTCGGGCTATAATAGAAGCAGCACCGAAACTTTTAGACGATTTATCTTCTTACGAACATAGAGAAACCATTTTATATGCCGGAACGATTGCATTAAACGGTATGTTACAAATGGGATATCGTGGTGACTGGGCAACACATAATATCGAGCATGCCGTATCAGCCGTTTATGATATTCCACATGCTGGAGGACTTGCGATTCTGTTCCCAAATTGGATGAAGCATAACGTTGATGTCGATGTAACCCGTTTCAAACGTCTGGCGACAAAAGTGTTCGATGTTGATCCAACAGGCAAATCTGATAAAGATATCGCATTAGAGGGTATTGATAAACTAAGGCAGTATTGGGACTCACTTGGAGCACCCAATAAATTAGCTGATTACGACATTGATGATAGTCAATTAGAGCTTATTGCAGATCGGGCAATGGCGAGAGGTGCCTTTGGAAACTTCCGTAAGCTTGAGCGCGATGACGTCGTAAGCATACTGCAACAATCTTTATAA
- a CDS encoding glucose-6-phosphate isomerase, translating into MTHIRFDYSNAIKEVKQHEIDYLQDAVNTIHESIHSKTGPGSDFLGWVDLPTDYDKEEFARIQRAASQIQKDSDVLLVVGIGGSYLGARAAIEMLNHSFYSMLSDDKRNYPQVIFVGQNISGTYVKELFDVLEGRDVSVNVISKSGTTTEPAMAFRLFRKFLQEKYGEEEAKKRIYATTDKKKGALKKLADEEGYETFVIPDDVGGRYSVLTAVGLLPIAVTGIDIEAMMSGAQQALEDFNNPNLEENAAYQYAAIRNALYRKGRSVELLVGYEPSLQYFMEWWKQLYGESEGKDEKGIYPASAIFSTDLHSLGQYIQDGKKQLFETVIRVEKPKKDMPIEHDEQNLDGLNYLVGKTFNEVNDKAFQGTLLAHTDGQVPNLVVNIPTIDAHTFGYLVYFFEKACAVSGYLLGVNPFDQPGVEAYKKNMFALLGKPGFENEKEELEKRLQ; encoded by the coding sequence TTGACACATATCCGATTCGATTACAGCAATGCAATAAAAGAAGTGAAGCAACATGAGATTGATTATTTACAAGATGCAGTGAATACAATACATGAATCAATACATAGCAAGACAGGACCTGGCAGTGATTTTTTAGGTTGGGTTGACCTGCCAACTGACTATGATAAAGAGGAGTTTGCGCGTATTCAAAGAGCAGCAAGCCAAATACAAAAAGATTCTGATGTTTTACTTGTAGTAGGAATTGGTGGTTCTTATTTAGGAGCGCGTGCAGCTATTGAAATGTTAAACCACTCTTTCTATAGCATGCTTTCTGATGATAAGCGTAATTATCCACAAGTAATTTTTGTTGGTCAAAATATTAGTGGAACATATGTTAAAGAATTATTTGATGTACTAGAAGGACGAGATGTATCCGTAAACGTAATTTCAAAAAGTGGAACAACAACAGAACCGGCGATGGCCTTCCGTTTATTCCGTAAATTTTTACAAGAAAAATATGGTGAAGAAGAAGCAAAAAAGCGAATTTATGCAACAACGGATAAAAAGAAAGGTGCACTGAAGAAGCTTGCTGATGAGGAAGGTTATGAAACATTTGTCATTCCTGATGACGTTGGGGGCCGATATTCTGTCCTTACTGCTGTTGGCCTACTTCCAATTGCTGTTACTGGAATTGACATTGAAGCAATGATGAGCGGAGCTCAGCAGGCTCTTGAAGATTTTAATAATCCGAATTTAGAAGAAAATGCTGCTTATCAATATGCAGCCATTCGTAATGCGCTATACCGTAAAGGGCGTTCAGTTGAATTGTTAGTTGGTTATGAACCATCCCTGCAATACTTTATGGAATGGTGGAAGCAACTGTATGGAGAAAGTGAAGGGAAAGATGAAAAAGGAATTTATCCGGCGTCCGCAATCTTTTCAACTGATTTACACTCATTAGGACAATATATTCAAGATGGCAAAAAACAATTATTTGAAACGGTCATCCGTGTGGAAAAACCAAAAAAAGATATGCCAATTGAACATGATGAGCAAAACCTTGATGGGTTGAACTACTTAGTAGGTAAAACATTTAATGAAGTGAATGATAAAGCCTTCCAAGGAACGTTGTTGGCTCATACAGACGGTCAAGTACCAAACTTAGTTGTTAATATCCCTACAATTGATGCACATACGTTCGGTTACTTAGTATACTTCTTTGAGAAAGCTTGTGCAGTAAGTGGTTACTTATTAGGGGTAAATCCATTTGACCAACCTGGTGTAGAAGCATATAAGAAAAACATGTTTGCATTATTAGGTAAACCAGGCTTTGAAAATGAAAAAGAAGAGCTTGAGAAACGCTTACAATAA
- a CDS encoding YugN family protein: protein MIPLESAVVNQVYTLQELEQKLKPLGFDIGSNWEYDHGYFDYAFAKKGEYVFLRIPFTAEIGQLDEPGVQVRIGQPFMLGHQYEDNEDVDGILSNSTALINQFQTPVDSDAEIAPEYKDKGEHFMKTVEKVLLS from the coding sequence ATGATTCCTTTGGAATCAGCAGTTGTCAATCAAGTATATACGTTACAGGAGTTAGAACAGAAATTAAAGCCTTTAGGATTTGACATAGGTAGTAATTGGGAATATGATCACGGTTATTTTGATTATGCCTTTGCCAAAAAAGGAGAGTACGTTTTTTTACGAATCCCTTTCACAGCTGAAATAGGTCAGCTGGATGAACCTGGAGTCCAAGTGAGAATCGGTCAACCATTTATGTTAGGTCACCAGTATGAGGATAATGAAGATGTAGATGGCATTTTAAGCAATTCAACAGCCTTGATAAACCAGTTTCAAACTCCTGTCGATTCGGATGCTGAAATCGCACCAGAATATAAAGATAAGGGAGAGCATTTTATGAAAACAGTAGAAAAAGTGCTTTTATCATAA
- a CDS encoding potassium channel family protein yields MGLQFLWRWYFRIPIFLRLLITVFFFMTLFGITIHYVEPNNFKSILDGIWWAFVTGSTVGYGDFVPLTVLGKLIAICMILAGGGIVTYYMVTVSSEVVKKEYEIEHGEVKYRGNNHVIIVGWNERTRKLIEMINDHHHENIVLIDETLEEVPRKFPAFFVKGNPSTDKTLNKANISAASKVVITSDQSKEEGQADQQSILITVAVKGMNEKVPIITEILTKEQVENAKRAGAHSVIRSNDFMSTLFFHELYREKPLQPFNLILKQLSNQQYLMYDLPDHLDGKTFLQCSDHLVQKDELLIGVLKNGELQINPPFQQKVHKGDQLLVLSSL; encoded by the coding sequence ATGGGCTTACAATTTTTATGGCGGTGGTATTTTCGAATACCCATTTTTTTACGTCTACTAATAACCGTTTTCTTCTTTATGACTTTGTTCGGAATAACCATTCATTACGTTGAGCCAAATAATTTTAAAAGTATTCTGGATGGTATTTGGTGGGCGTTTGTAACAGGGTCAACAGTCGGGTATGGAGACTTTGTGCCGTTAACGGTGTTGGGGAAACTAATTGCTATTTGTATGATATTAGCTGGTGGTGGTATCGTTACCTACTATATGGTCACCGTCTCTTCCGAAGTTGTGAAAAAAGAATATGAAATTGAACATGGGGAAGTTAAGTATAGAGGGAATAATCACGTAATTATTGTGGGCTGGAATGAACGAACAAGAAAACTGATTGAGATGATTAATGACCACCATCATGAAAACATCGTCTTAATAGATGAAACGTTAGAAGAAGTGCCGAGAAAATTTCCTGCCTTCTTTGTGAAAGGAAACCCTTCAACCGATAAAACATTAAATAAAGCAAACATTAGTGCAGCTTCAAAAGTGGTCATCACATCAGACCAATCTAAGGAAGAAGGACAAGCAGACCAGCAAAGCATTCTTATTACAGTTGCTGTGAAAGGAATGAACGAAAAAGTACCTATTATTACTGAAATTTTAACAAAGGAACAAGTGGAAAATGCAAAGCGTGCAGGTGCTCATTCTGTCATAAGGTCAAATGATTTCATGAGTACATTGTTCTTCCATGAGCTGTATCGGGAAAAACCACTTCAACCGTTTAACCTCATCTTAAAACAGCTTTCCAACCAACAATATTTAATGTATGACTTGCCGGACCATCTAGATGGAAAAACATTTCTACAATGTTCCGATCATCTCGTTCAAAAGGATGAACTTCTTATTGGTGTATTAAAAAACGGAGAGTTACAGATTAACCCTCCGTTTCAACAAAAAGTTCATAAGGGAGATCAATTACTAGTGCTTTCATCTTTATGA
- a CDS encoding M20/M25/M40 family metallo-hydrolase gives METSSRKFLQTLLTTPSPSSMEMQIQKKWMNYVQSFAHKIKTDNAGNVIGILNPDAEFKLLLAGHCDEIGLIVTKIEDNGFVRFTKMGGISPKLAPGMKVDILGEEKTITGVIGANAQHHGGLKDDVQFEDLYIDCGAKSKDELEQYIHIGDLAVYKRTPEWLMDRYISGRGLDNRTGAFIVAEVLRKLSQTDVKVGVYAASTVNEETNMGGAYFAAAGIQPTMAIACDVTFATDYPGVNKAKHGDIRLDRGPVLAKGAPINRKVNQLLEQAAKRLQMKVQYELTPRSTGTDADKMRYTGPGVPVGLVSLPLRYMHSPVETASIQDIEEEIDLIVDMIANLDGTESLNPLDD, from the coding sequence ATGGAAACAAGTAGCCGGAAATTTTTACAAACTTTGTTAACAACACCATCACCATCAAGTATGGAAATGCAAATCCAAAAAAAATGGATGAATTATGTACAATCATTTGCACATAAAATCAAAACTGATAATGCAGGAAATGTCATCGGAATTTTAAATCCGGATGCAGAATTCAAACTATTACTAGCGGGTCACTGTGATGAGATTGGGTTAATCGTAACGAAAATTGAAGATAATGGCTTCGTCCGTTTTACGAAAATGGGAGGGATAAGCCCAAAACTAGCACCTGGTATGAAAGTAGATATTTTAGGTGAAGAAAAAACGATCACTGGTGTAATTGGTGCAAATGCCCAGCATCATGGTGGATTAAAAGATGATGTTCAATTTGAAGACTTGTATATTGATTGTGGAGCCAAATCAAAGGATGAGCTCGAACAATATATCCATATTGGTGATTTAGCTGTTTATAAACGAACTCCAGAATGGCTGATGGATCGTTACATTTCAGGCCGTGGTTTAGATAATCGGACAGGTGCTTTTATCGTGGCTGAAGTATTACGTAAATTATCGCAAACAGATGTAAAAGTAGGCGTATATGCAGCAAGTACGGTTAATGAAGAAACGAATATGGGGGGAGCATACTTTGCAGCAGCCGGCATTCAACCAACGATGGCAATTGCTTGTGATGTAACCTTTGCTACTGATTACCCTGGGGTAAATAAAGCGAAGCATGGTGATATTCGACTGGACCGTGGCCCTGTTTTGGCCAAAGGAGCACCAATTAATCGGAAAGTGAATCAGCTGTTAGAACAAGCTGCTAAGCGACTTCAAATGAAGGTGCAATATGAGCTGACACCACGAAGTACAGGTACTGATGCAGATAAAATGCGTTACACAGGTCCGGGAGTACCAGTCGGACTGGTATCATTGCCATTGCGTTATATGCACTCACCAGTTGAAACGGCAAGCATCCAGGATATCGAAGAAGAAATTGACCTTATTGTAGATATGATCGCAAACTTAGACGGAACAGAATCGTTAAATCCGTTAGATGATTAA
- a CDS encoding hotdog fold thioesterase — MDFSNTLMEALGIEAVKLEKDEVILTMPVTAKTHQPMGFLHGGASVALAESAASIGAFLNVDHSKYNIFGIEINANHVKSKRSGTVKAIAKPMHIGKTTMVWEIQIQDEEDNFISISRCTIGVVEKK, encoded by the coding sequence ATGGATTTTTCGAACACATTAATGGAAGCGTTAGGGATTGAAGCAGTAAAGTTAGAAAAGGATGAGGTTATCCTTACAATGCCTGTAACAGCAAAAACACACCAACCGATGGGTTTCTTACATGGAGGTGCTTCTGTTGCTTTAGCAGAAAGCGCAGCAAGCATCGGGGCATTTCTTAATGTTGATCATTCCAAATATAACATATTTGGTATTGAAATTAATGCAAACCATGTGAAAAGCAAGCGGTCAGGAACAGTGAAAGCTATAGCCAAACCGATGCACATCGGGAAAACAACGATGGTATGGGAAATTCAAATTCAGGACGAAGAAGACAATTTCATTTCTATTTCGAGATGTACAATTGGAGTAGTCGAGAAAAAATAA